The proteins below are encoded in one region of Delphinus delphis chromosome 4, mDelDel1.2, whole genome shotgun sequence:
- the CRYAA gene encoding alpha-crystallin A chain codes for MDVAIQHPWFKRALGPFYPSRLFDQFFGEGLFEYDLLPFLSSTISPYYRQSLFRSVLDSGISEVRSDRDKFVIFLDVKHFSPEDLTVKVQEDFVEIHGKHNERQDDHGYISREFHRRYRLPSNVDQSALSCSLSADGMLTFSGPKVTSGMDAGHSERAIPVSREEKPSSAPSS; via the exons ATGGACGTCGCCATCCAGCACCCCTGGTTCAAACGTGCCCTGGGCCCCTTCTACCCTAGCCGGCTCTTCGACCAGTTCTTCGGCGAGGGGCTCTTCGAGTACGACCTGCTGCCCTTCCTGTCCTCCACCATCAGCCCCTACTACCGCCAGTCCCTCTTTCGCAGCGTGCTGGACTCCGGCATCTCCGAG GTGCGATCCGACCGGGACAAGTTTGTCATCTTCCTGGACGTGAAGCACTTCTCTCCCGAGGACCTGACAGTGAAGGTGCAGGAGGACTTCGTGGAAATCCACGGCAAGCACAACGAGCGGCAG GATGACCACGGCTACATCTCCCGCGAGTTCCACCGCCGCTACCGCCTGCCTTCCAACGTGGACCAGTCCGCGCTCTCCTGCTCGCTGTCTGCGGACGGCATGCTGACCTTCTCCGGCCCCAAGGTCACGTCTGGCATGGATGCCGGCCACAGCGAGCGGGCCATCCCCGTGTCGCGGGAGGAGAAGCCCAGCTCCGCGCCCTCCTCCTAA